In a genomic window of Octopus sinensis linkage group LG16, ASM634580v1, whole genome shotgun sequence:
- the LOC115220474 gene encoding SET and MYND domain-containing protein 4, which produces MADLIDNWRDELLMNIQNDVKWKDWSKTFSAAETNLQRFTAVYNLPFIDKVIRIEEMSIEKSASDSTEFRNKGNAEYVKKNYRQAFSFYTRSIQKAPGIGDMLALGYANRSAVYFDMQKYHLCLKDIDLALKNDYPKKLMHKLLERQGRSKYEIGLNEEAIKYFEEAIKSLVDSSLEKDRQTERQAKLEKFIKDCHNKPKAKVKAEECNAFMGPLPRIEGERSSQFPCASDAICMKYSKDKGRYISATRDINVGEVLAIEKPYSFVINDDHHSSHCHHCCKRAEHPIPCSSCAEVVYCNATCREESWNQYHSVECSILLSIKLLEYDVYHLALRMVIKANYDYIKNFEENFADEKSTKPSAIGFNKLGQYDSEDYWSVYNLVNHSEDRTFSDLFRRTLTAVYLLKCLERTKFFSKADDCKDIHLIVGGHILRHLQMLPCNAHEITELSINLKQPLKSSAADIGSAVYATLSLFNHSCDPNVVRHSYGNLCVVRAIHHIPKGMEVVDSYGILYPVDDIEKRDAELGRRYFFDCSCVACANDWPMYDDIPNHSPYFKCEKCHHVLGQFENEDQDFDCRNCGERQVLSYRVKELTIIEPKFDSVFNDVLSGDYSDETFSFLLKHLSLMESWICRPWQDLNNCQEALKQIYSTKANHYICVDK; this is translated from the coding sequence ATGGCAGACCTAATTGACAATTGGCGGGATGAGTTACTAATGAATATCCAAAACGACGTGAAATGGAAAGACTGGTCGAAAACGTTCAGTGCTGCTGAGACGAATCTACAGAGATTCACTGCTGTTTACAACTTACCATTTATTGATAAAGTAATAAGAATCGAAGAAATGTCAATTGAGAAGTCAGCATCTGATTCTACAGAGTTTCGAAACAAAGGAAATGcagaatatgtgaaaaaaaactATCGACAagcatttagtttttatacaaggAGCATCCAAAAAGCCCCAGGGATTGGAGATATGCTGGCACTGGGCTATGCCAATAGATCAGCTGTGTATTTTGATATGCAAAAGTATCACCTCTGTTTGAAGGACATAGATTTAGCTCTCAAGAATGACTATCCTAAAAAACTGATGCATAAACTGTTAGAAAGGCAGGGTAGGTCCAAGTATGAAATTGGTTTGAATGAGGAAGCCATCAAATATTTTGAAGAAGCCATAAAGAGTTTAGTTGACTCCAGCCTAGAGAAAGATCGGCAAACGGAACGACAAGCAAAACTTGAAAAATTCATCAAAGACTGCCACAATAAACCTAAAGCTAAGGTGAAGGCTGAAGAATGCAATGCATTTATGGGACCGCTTCCTAGAATTGAAGGAGAACGGAGCAGCCAGTTTCCATGTGCTTCAGATgctatatgtatgaaatattccAAAGATAAAGGAAGATATATTTCTGCTACCAGGGACATAAATGTTGGTGAAGTTCTTGCTATTGAGAAACCGTACAGCTTTGTGATCAATGATGATCACCATTCCAGCCATTGCCATCACTGTTGTAAAAGAGCAGAACATCCAATACCATGTTCTTCGTGTGCAGAAGTTGTTTACTGCAATGCAACTTGTCGAGAAGAATCTTGGAACCAGTACCACTCTGTAGAATGTTCCATTTTACTGTCAATCAAGCTGTTAGAGTATGATGTTTATCATCTGGCATTAAGAATGGTTATAAAAGCAAATTACGATTATATTAagaattttgaggaaaattttgctGATGAAAAATCTACAAAACCTTCAGCAATAGGGTTTAATAAATTAGGTCAATATGATTCTGAAGATTATTGGTCAGTCTATAACCTTGTGAACCATTCAGAAGACAGAACTTTCTCGGATCTATTTCGTCGAACATTAACAGCAGTTTATCTTTTGAAATGTCTAGAGAGaactaaatttttttcaaaagcgGATGATTGCAAAGACATTCATCTTATTGTTGGTGGCCATATTCTTCGCCATCTTCAAATGTTACCATGCAATGCTCATGAGATAACTGAACTATCCATCAATCTGAAACAGCCCTTGAAGTCTAGCGCAGCCGACATTGGATCTGCTGTCTATGCCACACTTAGTTTATTCAATCATTCTTGTGACCCTAATGTTGTGCGACACAGCTATGGGAATTTGTGCGTTGTACGAGCCATCCATCACATTCCCAAAGGAATGGAAGTTGTTGATAGTTATGGTATTTTATATCCAGTCGACGACATAGAGAAACGAGATGCTGAACTTGGTCGTCGATATTTCTTCGACTGTTCCTGTGTAGCCTGTGCTAACGACTGGCCAATGTACGATGACATTCCCAACcattcaccttattttaaatGTGAGAAATGCCATCATGTCCTTGGCCAATTTGAAAATGAAGACCAAGATTTTGATTGcagaaattgtggtgaaagacaAGTTTTATCTTACAGAGTGAAGGAGCTGACGATAATTGAGCCGAAATTTGATTCCGTATTTAATGACGTACTTTCTGGAGATTATTCTGATGAAACTTTCTCTTTTCTATTAAAACATTTGTCTTTAATGGAGTCGTGGATATGTCGACCATGGCAAGACCTCAACAACTGTCAGGAAGCCTTGAAACAAATTTATAGCACCAAAGCAAACCATTATATTTGCGTTGATAAATAG